Proteins from a single region of bacterium:
- a CDS encoding cation:proton antiporter, translated as MEKIYFTTSLWLCLAVVSAILAYHIKISIALVEICIGIIAGTIANHYFGPNSLGSNFEWLKFLASTGAIFLTFLAGAELDPGVIKTKWKEVIVVGIIGFLAPFIGCSAVAYYVLKWGFKASLLTGVALSTTSMAVVYAVMLETGLNKTEFGKGILGACFINDLGTVIALGLIFSPFTIKTIIFIVSMVVILSVFPFLTNFFTRIYGNRTAAIRVKWVSFVLFALGTLAIWSGSEPVLPAYIAGMVLAEFATKNRIWIRRLRTLTVGFLTPFYFIRAGSFVSIPALFSAPFIFLLLLGAKVATKICGLYPVIRIFRKDYSEQWYYTLLMSTGLTFGTISALYGYTHNIITEFQYSFLVMVVIGSALIPTAIASFYFLPKHLLPPHSEKHIIVKAEGLDEE; from the coding sequence ATGGAAAAGATTTATTTTACAACATCTTTATGGCTATGCCTTGCAGTTGTATCTGCTATACTTGCCTACCACATAAAAATATCTATTGCTCTCGTTGAAATCTGTATAGGTATTATCGCAGGAACCATAGCAAACCACTATTTTGGCCCTAATTCTTTAGGAAGTAATTTTGAATGGTTGAAATTTCTTGCATCAACAGGTGCGATATTTCTTACGTTCCTTGCAGGTGCAGAACTTGACCCAGGGGTAATAAAAACGAAATGGAAAGAGGTTATAGTAGTTGGAATCATTGGTTTTCTTGCTCCTTTTATCGGATGTTCTGCTGTTGCTTATTATGTTCTCAAGTGGGGATTCAAAGCGAGTTTGTTAACAGGTGTTGCACTATCAACGACTTCCATGGCTGTGGTATATGCAGTTATGCTTGAAACAGGACTTAATAAAACAGAGTTTGGTAAAGGAATACTCGGTGCTTGCTTTATTAATGACCTTGGAACTGTCATTGCATTAGGACTAATTTTCTCTCCTTTTACAATAAAAACAATTATCTTTATTGTATCAATGGTTGTTATACTATCTGTATTTCCATTTTTAACAAACTTTTTTACCCGTATATATGGTAATAGAACAGCAGCAATAAGAGTAAAGTGGGTATCTTTTGTCCTTTTCGCTCTCGGCACACTTGCTATATGGTCTGGCAGTGAACCGGTTCTTCCGGCTTATATAGCGGGTATGGTTCTTGCAGAGTTTGCTACTAAGAACAGGATATGGATAAGACGTTTAAGAACCCTTACTGTGGGTTTTCTTACTCCGTTTTATTTTATCAGGGCTGGTTCTTTTGTTTCTATACCTGCACTTTTTTCAGCCCCTTTTATCTTCTTATTACTGTTAGGAGCAAAAGTAGCAACAAAAATATGTGGATTGTATCCTGTAATAAGAATATTTAGAAAAGATTATTCAGAACAGTGGTATTACACACTTTTGATGTCAACCGGTCTAACCTTTGGGACTATCTCTGCTTTATATGGATATACGCACAATATTATCACAGAATTTCAGTATTCGTTCCTCGTTATGGTGGTTATAGGAAGTGCACTTATTCCCACAGCCATAGCCAGTTTTTATTTCCTTCCAAAACATCTTTTGCCTCCCCATTCAGAAAAGCATATAATTGTAAAGGCGGAAGGACTTGACGAAGAGTAA
- a CDS encoding MFS transporter, with protein MNNKWFNRNIIGFSLTSFLSDFCHEMATSILPQFIQAIGLSASSLGLIEGVADATSSFVKLLAGYIGDKTANRKRWVVSGYSLTAIAILLFVFAFSLPLILLGRVVGWLGRGIRGPIRDAMLAESVDDRNRGRAFGFHRAADTVGAIAGPLTAFAILTYLSSNKNIVHFINSFLPASMGQDSIFRFIFLITLIPGILSVISMSLLVEEKYRQGNREMQFSKTIKDMPYSFRFFLLSVGIFGMADFAPTLMILRANTVLAGILGTFEAARYATLFYLLRNFVYAIASYPIGALSIRFNRTRYLATGYAVAVLTFAGFAIAIPSITWFILCFILAGVFIAWEDTIEGVAVRDYIGEDKAGTGYGLLGVMNGVGDFFSSTIVGILWITIGARWGFIYASIMGLTGTIFMFFTPSGKKSIQYKE; from the coding sequence ATGAATAATAAATGGTTTAATAGAAATATTATTGGTTTTTCTCTCACGAGTTTCTTAAGCGATTTCTGTCATGAGATGGCAACTTCTATCCTGCCACAGTTTATCCAGGCTATTGGATTATCAGCATCTTCTCTCGGGCTTATTGAAGGGGTAGCAGATGCCACATCAAGTTTTGTTAAACTCCTTGCAGGATATATCGGTGACAAAACAGCCAATCGCAAGAGGTGGGTTGTATCCGGTTATTCTTTGACAGCCATAGCAATATTATTATTTGTATTTGCTTTCTCTTTACCTTTAATTCTTCTAGGCAGGGTAGTAGGATGGCTGGGTAGGGGTATCCGTGGACCCATAAGAGATGCTATGCTTGCAGAATCAGTTGATGATAGGAACAGAGGTAGGGCTTTTGGTTTCCATAGGGCAGCAGATACAGTAGGTGCAATTGCAGGTCCACTTACGGCATTTGCTATACTGACATACCTTTCTTCCAATAAAAATATTGTTCATTTTATAAATTCATTTTTGCCTGCCAGTATGGGTCAGGATAGTATCTTTAGGTTTATTTTTCTTATTACACTTATTCCCGGTATCCTCTCTGTAATATCAATGTCTTTGCTTGTTGAAGAGAAATATCGTCAAGGTAATAGAGAAATGCAATTCTCAAAAACGATTAAGGATATGCCTTACAGTTTCAGATTTTTTCTTTTATCCGTTGGAATATTCGGAATGGCTGACTTTGCTCCTACCCTTATGATTTTACGTGCCAACACAGTTCTTGCGGGAATACTTGGAACTTTTGAAGCAGCACGGTATGCCACACTGTTTTATCTATTACGAAATTTCGTATATGCCATTGCTTCTTACCCTATAGGCGCTTTGAGTATACGCTTTAACAGAACACGATATTTAGCCACAGGATATGCAGTAGCAGTACTCACATTTGCTGGATTTGCAATAGCAATACCTTCAATCACATGGTTTATTCTTTGTTTTATACTTGCAGGTGTGTTTATTGCCTGGGAAGATACAATAGAAGGTGTTGCTGTCAGGGATTATATCGGAGAGGATAAAGCAGGGACCGGTTATGGACTGTTAGGTGTTATGAATGGGGTAGGGGATTTCTTTTCCAGTACAATAGTAGGAATTCTCTGGATAACCATAGGTGCGAGGTGGGGATTTATCTATGCATCCATTATGGGATTAACAGGAACTATCTTTATGTTCTTTACTCCTTCTGGGAAAAAAAGTATTCAATATAAGGAGTAA
- a CDS encoding SO_0444 family Cu/Zn efflux transporter: MKLLIEIIGLLNEMSPYLLFGFLIAGILKVLIPTERIYYHLSPSNFLSILKATLLGIPLPLCSCGVIPVATHIKKEGASDGATVSFLISTPTTGVDSILATYSLLGWIFAIIRPVCALFSGLFAGILVNRYEDRKKLPKEKDNYTCIFCENEGLHTHSFYEKIKSAFRYGFFELVEDTGKWILIGIIIGGIISTFVPEDIVSKYLGRQLYSYPLMLLIGVPLYVCATGSIPIAASLITKGMSPGAGLIFLFTGPATNSATLMFVVGKLGKRNFLIYLFSIILWAVIFGLIIDHLWVFQSTGMIHIHQNKILPPPVKILSSFILLLLILNTFFPRRSKEHKDSSC; encoded by the coding sequence ATGAAACTTTTAATAGAAATAATTGGGCTCCTTAATGAAATGAGTCCCTATTTACTTTTTGGATTTTTGATTGCAGGGATATTGAAGGTTTTAATCCCTACAGAAAGAATTTATTATCATCTTTCGCCTTCTAACTTTTTATCTATCTTAAAAGCAACTCTTTTAGGTATACCTTTACCACTGTGTTCCTGTGGCGTTATTCCTGTGGCAACACATATTAAAAAAGAAGGCGCAAGTGATGGTGCTACGGTTTCTTTTTTGATATCTACTCCTACTACAGGGGTTGATTCAATTTTAGCTACATATTCACTTCTCGGGTGGATATTTGCAATAATAAGGCCTGTATGCGCACTTTTTTCAGGACTTTTTGCTGGAATTTTAGTAAATAGATATGAGGATAGAAAGAAACTTCCTAAAGAAAAAGACAACTATACCTGTATCTTCTGTGAAAATGAAGGATTGCATACACATTCTTTTTATGAAAAGATAAAAAGTGCCTTTAGATATGGATTTTTTGAACTGGTTGAAGACACAGGTAAGTGGATTTTAATAGGTATAATCATTGGCGGTATAATCTCAACTTTTGTACCAGAGGATATCGTCTCAAAATATCTCGGAAGGCAATTATACTCTTATCCGTTAATGCTTCTTATAGGTGTACCTCTTTATGTATGCGCAACTGGCTCTATACCTATAGCGGCTTCGCTTATAACAAAAGGTATGTCTCCTGGTGCAGGTCTTATATTCCTTTTTACAGGACCTGCAACAAATTCAGCCACTTTAATGTTTGTTGTAGGAAAACTCGGCAAAAGAAACTTTTTAATTTATCTTTTTTCAATAATTCTATGGGCAGTTATTTTTGGATTAATTATTGATCATCTTTGGGTTTTTCAATCGACTGGAATGATACATATCCACCAGAATAAAATTTTACCTCCACCGGTTAAGATTTTATCATCTTTTATACTCTTACTCCTTATATTGAATACTTTTTTTCCCAGAAGGAGTAAAGAACATAAAGATAGTTCCTGTTAA
- a CDS encoding thioredoxin family protein — translation MEILIVGAGCPKCQAVEKIVRETVEEMEISATISHLYDIKQFAKYGVTITPAVVVNGKVILAGKVPSKEEIKKLLIG, via the coding sequence ATGGAGATTTTAATAGTAGGTGCTGGCTGTCCTAAATGTCAGGCAGTAGAAAAGATTGTAAGAGAAACAGTTGAAGAAATGGAAATATCTGCGACTATTTCTCATCTGTATGATATAAAGCAGTTTGCAAAATATGGGGTGACGATAACCCCTGCGGTAGTGGTAAATGGCAAGGTTATCCTTGCAGGCAAAGTTCCTTCAAAAGAAGAAATTAAAAAACTTTTAATAGGCTAA
- a CDS encoding permease: MLKELIEGGLLALKDYIAVHVLTCLIPAFLLAGGMVSFINKETIINYLGERVSKVKSFSISAISSFLLAACSCTVIPVASGLYYTGAGIGVAFIILWVAPSSNILSLIYTGNIIGIDIVIARVMSSLIMAFVVGSIMSFLFRKEQIETVRLDKEDKKKIIEKKYVILLVLILLSLLMPNYLVQKGPYWKKIIVWFIFTVVSGIYACKKLERKDIENWLRETMYFVRIIFPLLLVGVFIVGIIGEILPRNWIEKFLGGNSIRASFLATLIGATTYFATLTEAPFVDKLMKLGMGKGPALALLLTGPGLSLPNWIAISRVFGIKKAVVYVITIIICGTLVGWITGNFILK; encoded by the coding sequence ATGTTAAAAGAACTTATTGAAGGCGGACTTCTCGCTTTAAAGGACTATATTGCAGTTCATGTTTTAACCTGTCTTATCCCCGCTTTTTTACTTGCTGGAGGAATGGTAAGTTTTATTAATAAAGAGACCATTATAAATTATCTCGGAGAAAGGGTAAGCAAAGTAAAGTCCTTTTCTATATCTGCAATTTCAAGTTTTTTGCTCGCTGCCTGTTCCTGTACAGTCATTCCAGTGGCAAGTGGACTTTATTATACAGGAGCAGGAATTGGTGTTGCTTTTATCATACTCTGGGTTGCTCCATCTTCAAATATCCTATCTTTAATATATACAGGTAATATTATTGGAATAGATATTGTTATAGCAAGGGTGATGAGTTCTTTAATTATGGCATTTGTTGTTGGAAGTATTATGAGTTTTTTATTTAGAAAAGAACAGATTGAAACCGTCAGGTTAGATAAAGAAGATAAGAAAAAAATCATAGAAAAAAAATATGTAATACTTCTGGTATTAATCCTTCTTTCCCTTCTTATGCCAAATTATTTAGTTCAAAAAGGTCCTTACTGGAAGAAAATTATTGTATGGTTTATCTTCACAGTTGTTTCAGGAATTTATGCCTGTAAAAAACTTGAAAGAAAAGATATTGAAAACTGGCTTAGGGAAACAATGTATTTTGTTAGGATAATTTTTCCTCTTTTACTTGTAGGTGTTTTTATTGTAGGAATTATAGGAGAGATATTACCCAGGAACTGGATAGAAAAGTTTCTTGGAGGGAATAGTATAAGAGCAAGTTTTCTTGCTACATTGATAGGAGCAACTACATATTTTGCAACTCTTACAGAAGCACCTTTTGTTGATAAACTTATGAAACTCGGAATGGGAAAGGGACCTGCACTTGCATTACTTTTGACAGGTCCTGGATTGAGTTTGCCAAACTGGATAGCCATCTCTCGTGTTTTTGGAATAAAAAAAGCGGTTGTCTATGTAATAACAATTATAATCTGTGGAACACTTGTAGGTTGGATTACAGGTAATTTTATTTTAAAATAG
- a CDS encoding metalloregulator ArsR/SmtB family transcription factor, producing MERYTEVLKAAGEKTRLRIIRLLLESKSPLCVCEIMDCLEETQTNISKHLKILKYTGIIKEEKKGKWVMYSLSPNKDDFLISVIKAIKSISCDKFNKEIKNLKKRMELRKKGMPVVGIKKGKC from the coding sequence ATGGAAAGATATACAGAGGTATTAAAAGCAGCAGGAGAAAAAACGAGGTTAAGGATAATAAGGTTATTACTGGAATCAAAGAGTCCTCTCTGTGTGTGTGAAATAATGGATTGTTTAGAAGAGACACAGACAAATATTTCAAAACATTTAAAAATTTTGAAATATACTGGAATAATAAAAGAAGAAAAGAAAGGGAAATGGGTTATGTATTCCCTCTCTCCTAACAAAGATGACTTTTTAATTTCAGTGATTAAAGCAATTAAATCTATTTCCTGTGATAAATTTAATAAAGAAATAAAAAATCTTAAAAAAAGAATGGAATTGAGAAAAAAAGGGATGCCTGTTGTGGGAATAAAGAAGGGAAAATGTTAA
- a CDS encoding sulfide-dependent adenosine diphosphate thiazole synthase, which translates to MEEHIISKAIIETYIKELTSYLDVDVAIAGGGPSGLICAYYLASVGKKVAVFERHLKIGGGMPGGGMMFNRIVVQEEAKEIMKELGIRIKRYSENLYTADAIETISALTFKTVKAGAKIFNLISVEDVVIREKKITGVVLNWTAVDIAHLHVDPLGVKAKFVVDATGHDSEVCKIVERKSGENFKVIGEKSMWAERGEIALIENTKEVYPGLFVCGMAANAVAGSHRMGAIFGGMLLSGKKASSLILEKL; encoded by the coding sequence ATGGAAGAACATATTATATCAAAGGCAATTATTGAGACATATATAAAAGAACTCACTTCTTATCTGGATGTTGATGTTGCTATTGCAGGTGGAGGACCTTCAGGCCTTATATGTGCCTATTATCTTGCTTCTGTAGGGAAAAAAGTTGCAGTATTTGAAAGACACCTTAAGATAGGTGGTGGAATGCCTGGCGGGGGTATGATGTTTAATAGAATAGTGGTCCAGGAGGAAGCAAAAGAGATTATGAAAGAGTTGGGAATACGGATAAAAAGATACTCAGAGAATCTTTATACTGCAGATGCAATAGAGACAATTTCAGCTCTTACATTCAAGACCGTTAAAGCAGGAGCAAAGATATTTAATCTTATAAGCGTGGAAGATGTAGTAATAAGAGAAAAAAAGATAACAGGAGTGGTTTTAAACTGGACTGCTGTGGATATTGCTCATCTACATGTTGACCCACTTGGAGTTAAAGCAAAATTTGTTGTAGATGCTACAGGACATGACAGCGAAGTATGTAAAATAGTAGAAAGAAAATCAGGAGAGAATTTTAAGGTTATTGGTGAAAAATCAATGTGGGCGGAAAGAGGAGAAATAGCACTTATTGAAAATACAAAAGAGGTATACCCCGGACTTTTTGTATGTGGAATGGCTGCCAATGCAGTAGCGGGTTCTCATAGAATGGGTGCTATATTTGGTGGGATGCTCCTCTCGGGTAAGAAGGCATCTTCTCTTATTCTGGAAAAACTATAA
- a CDS encoding NAD(P)H-dependent oxidoreductase — MSKVLIIYYSSTGNTRKMAHLIEEGVKEEDVDVEVKNVENAEIKDLLSVDGIIIGSPTYYGTMAAPVKEFLDESVAIHGKLDGKVGAAFSSSANIGGGNETTITDILNALLIHGMVIQGDPSGGHYGVVSIGVPDSRVERECKRLGRRVAKLVKKLHS, encoded by the coding sequence ATGTCAAAAGTTCTTATAATATATTACTCTTCAACAGGGAATACAAGAAAGATGGCACATCTTATAGAAGAAGGCGTAAAAGAAGAAGATGTGGATGTTGAAGTAAAAAATGTAGAAAATGCGGAGATAAAGGACTTACTTTCTGTAGATGGAATTATCATTGGTTCTCCCACCTATTACGGAACAATGGCAGCACCTGTAAAGGAATTTCTTGACGAAAGTGTTGCAATACATGGGAAATTGGATGGAAAGGTTGGCGCTGCTTTTTCCTCTTCTGCAAATATAGGTGGTGGAAATGAAACAACTATCACAGATATATTAAACGCACTTTTAATCCACGGAATGGTTATACAGGGAGACCCTTCAGGTGGACATTACGGTGTTGTATCAATAGGAGTACCTGATAGTAGAGTAGAAAGAGAATGCAAGAGATTGGGAAGACGTGTTGCAAAACTTGTAAAAAAACTACATTCCTGA
- a CDS encoding LysE family translocator produces MELVSIFGLSFTIALTGALAPGPLLTLAIAESFKYGRKAGPIIIGGHALLEIIMVCILVIGLGKILNNQVVIKYISLAGALILIYFGINILRSLSKVSLNVSMKNSNSYIILFFQGITMSIANPYWTVWWLTVGLGLLLSVRNIGIKGLIYFFMGHILADLVWYSFVSYSIEKSKKIISQKVYIKILNICGIILILFGLYFGITSLI; encoded by the coding sequence ATGGAACTTGTATCTATTTTTGGGTTATCCTTTACCATTGCACTCACAGGAGCATTGGCACCGGGGCCCCTTTTAACTCTGGCTATAGCAGAGAGTTTTAAGTATGGAAGAAAAGCAGGTCCTATTATTATAGGGGGACATGCACTATTAGAGATTATTATGGTTTGTATTCTTGTTATTGGACTTGGGAAAATATTAAACAATCAGGTAGTTATAAAGTACATCTCTTTAGCAGGTGCTTTAATTCTCATTTATTTTGGTATCAATATACTCCGGTCTCTCTCAAAGGTCTCTCTTAATGTATCAATGAAAAATTCTAATTCCTATATTATCCTGTTTTTCCAGGGTATAACAATGAGTATTGCCAACCCATACTGGACTGTATGGTGGTTAACTGTGGGGCTGGGACTTTTACTTTCTGTAAGGAATATAGGGATAAAAGGACTTATTTATTTTTTTATGGGACATATACTTGCAGACCTTGTATGGTATAGTTTTGTCTCTTATAGTATTGAAAAAAGTAAAAAGATTATTTCCCAGAAAGTATATATAAAGATATTGAACATTTGTGGAATTATTCTTATATTATTTGGCTTGTATTTTGGGATTACCTCTCTTATATAA
- a CDS encoding antibiotic biosynthesis monooxygenase yields the protein MIVTIVEIYVKKDKIDDFIKATLENHKNSIKEEGNLRFDVLQCLDDPCRFTLYEVYESEESAKAHKNTSHYLKWKETVENFMAQPRKGIPYKVIAPLDKSLW from the coding sequence ATGATAGTTACAATAGTGGAGATTTATGTAAAGAAGGATAAGATAGATGATTTTATAAAGGCAACTTTAGAAAATCATAAAAATTCCATTAAAGAAGAAGGGAACCTCAGGTTTGATGTTTTACAGTGTCTTGATGACCCATGCAGGTTTACCTTATATGAAGTTTATGAAAGTGAAGAATCAGCAAAAGCGCATAAGAATACATCTCACTACCTTAAATGGAAAGAGACAGTTGAGAACTTTATGGCTCAACCCAGAAAAGGTATACCTTACAAAGTAATAGCACCCTTGGATAAATCACTGTGGTGA
- a CDS encoding DUF2905 domain-containing protein: MENNFAKFLLIIGICLIISAVLIEKGIKIPFGRLPGDIIIKKENFSFYFPLATSIIISILLTLFFSLIGRWR; encoded by the coding sequence ATGGAAAACAATTTTGCAAAGTTTTTACTCATAATAGGGATATGTCTTATTATCTCTGCGGTCTTAATAGAAAAAGGCATAAAAATTCCTTTTGGGAGATTACCTGGAGACATAATAATAAAGAAGGAAAATTTTTCTTTTTATTTTCCTCTCGCAACAAGTATTATTATAAGCATTTTATTAACATTATTCTTTTCATTGATAGGAAGATGGAGGTGA
- a CDS encoding Mut7-C RNAse domain-containing protein, whose protein sequence is MKKFIVDGMLGKTGRWLRLMGYDTLYFNTSRKIELLRIARKEGRIILTRDRKLALSNPDIVVLIEGEGSINQLKEIIDKLVLKPAEENIFSRCSLCNIILEIREKEEIKTLVPEYIYSTKENFSQCPSCKRVYWEGDHCKEIRKTLENLLK, encoded by the coding sequence ATGAAGAAGTTTATTGTGGATGGGATGCTGGGTAAAACAGGAAGATGGTTAAGGTTGATGGGATATGATACCCTCTATTTTAACACGAGCAGAAAGATAGAACTCTTAAGAATTGCGAGAAAGGAAGGGAGGATAATCCTGACGAGAGACAGAAAATTAGCACTTTCAAATCCTGATATCGTAGTATTAATTGAAGGTGAAGGAAGTATTAATCAGTTAAAAGAAATTATAGATAAACTCGTACTTAAACCAGCAGAGGAAAATATTTTCAGCAGATGTTCTCTCTGTAATATAATCCTTGAGATTAGAGAGAAAGAAGAAATAAAAACACTTGTCCCCGAATATATATATTCTACTAAAGAGAATTTTTCTCAGTGCCCTTCATGTAAAAGGGTATACTGGGAAGGAGACCACTGTAAAGAAATAAGGAAAACACTTGAAAATCTTTTAAAATGA
- a CDS encoding radical SAM protein: MPEKLKIIDGRIDRLYSILNSCNLCPRKCKVNRISGEKGICRAGKEIMVSSYGPHFGEEQELVGVLGSGTIFLTYCNLLCIYCQNYDISHSGIGDVVSEERMASIILNLQKIGCHNINLVTPTHFTPQLVKSLGYAIEKGLSIPIVWNCSGYENVEVIKLLDGIVDIYMPDMKYGESEPAKRYSNAPDYFERCVEAIEEMYKQVGDLKVNTEGIAEKGLLVRHLVLPNHISNSENVLKFIAGLSKNTYINIMDQYRPCGKADLYPEINRKPTFQEFKEVIKIAKSLGLYRGFERL; this comes from the coding sequence ATGCCTGAAAAGTTAAAAATAATAGACGGAAGAATTGATAGATTATACAGTATTCTAAACTCCTGTAATCTATGTCCGAGGAAATGTAAGGTTAATAGAATATCTGGAGAAAAAGGAATATGCCGAGCGGGAAAGGAGATTATGGTTTCAAGTTATGGTCCACATTTTGGTGAAGAACAAGAACTGGTTGGTGTTTTAGGGTCAGGTACTATCTTTCTTACTTATTGCAACCTTTTATGTATATACTGCCAGAACTATGATATAAGCCATTCAGGGATTGGGGATGTCGTATCAGAAGAAAGAATGGCGAGTATTATATTAAACTTACAGAAAATAGGATGCCATAATATCAATCTTGTTACTCCTACACATTTTACACCCCAACTAGTAAAATCATTGGGATATGCAATAGAAAAGGGACTTAGTATCCCTATTGTCTGGAATTGCAGTGGTTATGAGAATGTTGAGGTAATAAAATTACTTGATGGTATAGTAGATATTTATATGCCTGATATGAAATATGGAGAAAGCGAACCTGCAAAAAGATACTCAAATGCGCCTGATTATTTTGAAAGATGTGTAGAAGCAATAGAAGAGATGTATAAACAGGTAGGGGATTTAAAAGTAAATACAGAAGGTATAGCAGAAAAAGGATTACTTGTAAGGCATCTTGTACTACCAAATCACATTTCAAATTCAGAAAATGTTTTAAAATTTATTGCAGGCCTTTCAAAAAATACGTACATAAATATAATGGATCAGTATAGACCCTGTGGTAAGGCGGATTTATATCCAGAGATAAATAGAAAACCTACCTTTCAAGAATTTAAAGAAGTAATTAAAATCGCTAAAAGTTTAGGGCTTTACAGAGGTTTTGAAAGGTTGTGA